A stretch of the Mycoplasmoides genitalium G37 genome encodes the following:
- a CDS encoding IgG-blocking protein M — protein sequence MQFKKHKNSVKFKRKLFWTIGVLGAGALTTFSAVMITNLVNQSGYALVASGRSGNLGFKLFSTQSPSAEVKLKSLSLNDGSYQSEIDLSGGANFREKFRNFANELSEAITNSPKGLDRPVPKTEISGLIKTGDNFITPSFKAGYYDHVASDGSLLSYYQSTEYFNNRVLMPILQTTNGTLMANNRGYDDVFRQVPSFSGWSNTKATTVSTSNNLTYDKWTYFAAKGSPLYDSYPNHFFEDVKTLAIDAKDISALKTTIDSEKPTYLIIRGLSGNGSQLNELQLPESVKKVSLYGDYTGVNVAKQIFANVVELEFYSTSKANSFGFNPLVLGSKTNVIYDLFASKPFTHIDLTQVTLQNSDNSAIDANKLKQAVGDIYNYRRFERQFQGYFAGGYIDKYLVKNVNTNKDSDDDLVYRSLKELNLHLEEAYREGDNTYYRVNENYYPGASIYENERASRDSEFQNEILKRAEQNGVTFDENIKRITASGKYSVQFQKLENDTDSSLERMTKAVEGLVTVIGEEKFETVDITGVSSDTNEVKSLAKELKTNALGVKLKL from the coding sequence ATGCAATTTAAAAAACATAAAAATAGTGTGAAATTTAAGCGTAAATTATTTTGGACTATTGGTGTTTTAGGTGCTGGAGCGTTAACCACATTCTCAGCAGTTATGATCACTAACCTAGTTAATCAAAGTGGTTATGCTTTGGTTGCATCAGGTAGGAGTGGTAACCTCGGTTTTAAGTTGTTCTCAACACAATCTCCTAGTGCAGAAGTAAAGTTGAAATCACTTTCTTTAAACGATGGTAGCTATCAGAGTGAGATTGATTTATCTGGTGGTGCTAACTTCCGTGAGAAATTTAGAAACTTTGCTAATGAGTTATCAGAAGCGATCACTAACAGTCCAAAGGGTTTAGACCGTCCTGTTCCTAAAACTGAAATTAGTGGCTTAATTAAAACAGGTGATAACTTTATTACTCCTAGTTTTAAAGCTGGTTATTATGATCATGTTGCTAGTGATGGTTCACTGCTTAGCTATTACCAATCAACTGAATATTTCAATAACCGCGTGTTGATGCCAATCTTGCAAACAACTAACGGTACTCTCATGGCAAACAACCGTGGTTATGATGATGTGTTTAGACAAGTTCCTAGTTTCAGCGGATGGAGTAACACAAAAGCAACAACTGTTTCAACTAGTAATAACCTTACTTATGATAAGTGAACTTATTTTGCTGCTAAAGGTTCACCACTTTATGACTCATACCCAAACCACTTCTTTGAAGATGTTAAAACACTCGCAATTGATGCTAAAGATATCAGTGCTTTAAAAACAACAATAGATTCAGAAAAACCTACTTACCTAATTATTAGAGGTTTAAGTGGTAATGGTTCACAACTTAATGAATTGCAATTACCAGAATCAGTTAAAAAAGTTTCACTTTATGGTGATTACACTGGTGTTAATGTAGCTAAACAAATCTTTGCAAACGTAGTTGAGTTGGAATTTTATTCCACCAGTAAAGCAAATAGTTTTGGTTTTAACCCATTAGTATTGGGAAGTAAAACTAATGTTATCTATGATCTGTTTGCCTCAAAACCATTTACCCACATTGATTTAACCCAAGTTACACTCCAAAACAGTGATAATTCAGCCATTGATGCTAATAAGCTCAAACAAGCAGTTGGTGATATTTACAACTACAGAAGGTTTGAAAGACAGTTCCAAGGTTATTTTGCTGGGGGATACATTGACAAGTACTTAGTTAAGAATGTTAATACCAACAAGGATAGTGATGATGATTTGGTGTACCGTTCTTTAAAAGAACTTAACCTCCACTTAGAAGAAGCTTACAGAGAAGGAGATAACACCTATTACAGGGTTAATGAAAACTATTACCCTGGTGCTAGCATCTATGAAAATGAACGCGCAAGCAGAGACAGCGAGTTTCAAAATGAAATCTTAAAACGTGCTGAACAAAACGGAGTAACATTTGATGAAAACATCAAAAGAATTACTGCTAGTGGTAAATACAGTGTACAGTTCCAAAAACTAGAAAATGATACAGATAGTAGTCTTGAAAGAATGACTAAAGCAGTTGAAGGGTTGGTTACTGTAATTGGTGAAGAAAAGTTTGAAACAGTTGATATTACTGGTGTTTCCAGTGATACAAATGAAGTTAAATCACTAGCAAAAGAACTTAAAACCAACGCATTGGGTGTTAAACTTAAACTCTAG
- the greA gene encoding transcription elongation factor GreA, which yields MELNKNYLTQEGFKQLEKELENLIQVKRPEIIRLLQEARDQGDLSENADYDAAKAQQGEIETRIAEIQDILANAKLISDHQAKTKVTKVSLGSTVEIYDYSSKSNEKYTIVGTLEANPEEHKISNESPLALAIYGRLIGDECDVVGIEVPYRVKILKISNR from the coding sequence ATGGAACTAAATAAAAATTACCTAACTCAAGAAGGATTTAAGCAACTGGAAAAAGAACTTGAAAACCTAATCCAAGTTAAACGTCCTGAGATTATCAGACTCTTACAAGAAGCACGTGATCAGGGTGATTTAAGTGAAAATGCTGATTATGATGCAGCTAAAGCACAGCAAGGTGAGATTGAAACTAGGATTGCTGAAATTCAAGATATATTAGCCAACGCTAAGTTAATTAGTGACCACCAAGCAAAAACCAAAGTAACAAAAGTTAGCTTAGGGAGCACTGTTGAGATCTATGATTACAGTTCTAAATCGAACGAAAAATACACAATTGTAGGTACACTTGAAGCAAATCCTGAAGAACACAAAATTTCCAATGAATCACCCCTTGCCCTTGCAATCTATGGGCGTTTAATTGGTGATGAATGTGATGTTGTTGGTATTGAAGTTCCCTATCGTGTTAAAATCCTGAAGATCAGCAACAGATAA
- the proS gene encoding proline--tRNA ligase — translation MTKKTQDLTSWYDQLLVKAKLICHGEVKGTVCFLNNSWGLWMEIQQLYNDAIANKNQLSAIALTKFQPTTSFCYQVFQVQLPTLSFYSEYQKEKTHIKGFNPELFLINQVGQKQLNDPLVLRPTSEIAFCNLWKKQELSYHDLPLIYNQWTQVFRAEKNTRPFLRNSEFYWQETHGLFVDQSQSEQAAISFWNLYQDLIINKLCIPAFVGLKSESEKFAGAKNTWTIEAIMPDGQSLQCATSHDLGDTFTKSFTISYQSKTNQKMTPSSFSCGMSTRILGAIFLTHSDDYGLVLPWYLASKQVKLYLFDKNNNPKTRALAFLVKDFLEKLKIRFSFIEINNQLGKQLLKGEIEGIPLQMIVDNEKTINIFNRLTRLKTSLTFANLQTEFVNLVNNYHTEMYRKANDLVEQKLARVQTLKEIEQAFKNKKAVLCTVKLTGELEQHLKTKYQVSVRCVFKKSDVTQNCPFTNQPCFDSVLIARAY, via the coding sequence ATGACAAAAAAAACACAAGATCTCACTAGTTGGTATGACCAACTGCTAGTTAAAGCAAAGTTAATTTGTCATGGTGAAGTTAAAGGTACAGTTTGTTTTTTAAATAACAGTTGAGGCTTATGGATGGAAATCCAACAGCTTTACAATGATGCAATTGCAAATAAAAATCAATTGTCTGCAATTGCTCTAACTAAATTCCAACCAACTACTAGTTTTTGTTATCAAGTATTCCAAGTACAACTCCCTACCCTTTCTTTTTACAGTGAATATCAAAAGGAAAAAACCCATATCAAAGGTTTTAATCCTGAGCTTTTTTTAATTAATCAAGTTGGTCAAAAACAACTCAATGATCCTTTGGTTTTACGACCTACTAGTGAGATTGCTTTTTGCAACTTATGGAAAAAACAAGAGTTATCTTACCATGATCTACCTTTAATTTATAACCAGTGAACTCAGGTTTTTCGTGCAGAAAAAAACACCAGACCTTTTTTGAGAAACAGTGAGTTTTACTGACAAGAAACTCATGGGCTTTTTGTGGATCAGAGCCAATCTGAACAAGCTGCTATTAGCTTTTGAAATTTATATCAGGATTTAATTATTAACAAACTTTGTATCCCTGCTTTTGTTGGTTTGAAAAGTGAAAGTGAAAAATTTGCAGGTGCTAAAAACACATGGACAATAGAAGCAATTATGCCTGATGGACAAAGTTTACAATGTGCCACTAGCCATGATTTAGGTGACACTTTTACAAAGAGTTTTACTATCAGCTATCAGAGTAAAACTAACCAAAAAATGACTCCAAGTAGTTTTAGTTGTGGGATGTCAACTAGGATCTTAGGAGCAATTTTTTTAACCCACAGCGATGATTATGGTTTGGTTTTACCTTGGTATCTAGCAAGTAAACAAGTCAAGTTATACCTGTTTGATAAAAACAATAACCCTAAAACAAGAGCTTTAGCTTTTTTAGTGAAGGATTTTTTAGAAAAACTCAAAATTCGCTTTAGTTTTATAGAAATTAACAATCAACTAGGTAAACAACTTTTAAAAGGAGAAATAGAAGGTATTCCATTACAGATGATTGTTGATAATGAAAAAACTATTAACATCTTCAACCGCTTAACACGTTTAAAAACCAGCTTAACATTTGCAAATCTCCAAACTGAATTTGTTAATTTAGTTAACAACTACCATACAGAGATGTATAGAAAAGCAAATGATTTAGTTGAACAAAAACTAGCAAGAGTACAAACTTTAAAGGAAATTGAACAAGCATTCAAAAATAAAAAGGCTGTTTTATGTACCGTGAAGTTAACTGGTGAACTTGAACAACACTTAAAGACAAAATACCAAGTTAGTGTTAGGTGTGTTTTTAAAAAGTCAGATGTAACACAAAACTGTCCTTTTACAAATCAACCTTGTTTTGATTCAGTTTTAATTGCACGTGCTTACTAA